The Engystomops pustulosus chromosome 1, aEngPut4.maternal, whole genome shotgun sequence genome has a window encoding:
- the IL7R gene encoding interleukin-7 receptor subunit alpha isoform X2, producing the protein MMRSLKIKSNWTMTVFPRFVLSKASFSAMFHSYLSGRDKDDNIISQSWREGGHFAFALFLETYNVCIVWGRSKPTQCKDFDVTKIVIPDSPNNVTCSYSADSKEYVFTIAVPYKGNDYLLGKMNHELVLRKEGRSWPDCKDETYTSGDHKMCFKNIKDNLYVSKRNLEYSTRYEARARSLPVGGYYDGTWSPWSAVTTFQTEEEEADEGYVAYTLPVALSISLTLFLLVFVIIIAVFWKSRIKPILWPEIPDHKKTLEKLCNKPKQNLHISFNPAYYEITPIHKIDYIKAQVIPEDHHEMGPPESCMEKSAFNTCSTPPCPAEGSRGPTTDGNNMGPDPADNGENTLEEQIISATMALLPGDGEKCNASSGIMSVAIKHPGHGLKGLCWEDIYIAMSAFKTPGNAVKQLPKNNL; encoded by the exons ATGATGAGGAGTCTGAAAATCAAGAGCAACTGGACTATGACTGTTTTTCCAAGATTCGTATTGAGCAAAGCTTCCTTTTCTGCAATGTTCCACAGTTACCTCTCAGGAAG AGACAAAGATGATAACATAATCTCACAGTCCTGGAGGGAAGGCGGACACTTTGCATTCGCTCTGTTTTTGGAAACCTATAATGTTTGTATTGTCTGGGGCCGCTCCAAACCAACACAGTGCAAAGATTTCGATGTGACGAAAATAG TAATTCCAGACAGTCCTAACAATGTAACATGTAGCTACAGTGCAGATTCCAAGGAATATGTCTTTACCATTGCTGTGCCATATAAAGGAAATGACTATCTGTTGGGCAAAATGAACCATGAACTTGTTCTGCGCAAGGAAGGAAGATCATGGCCG GATTGTAAAGATGAAACCTATACGTCTGGAGACCACAAGATG TGTTTTAAGAATATAAAAGACAACCTGTATGTATCAAAGAGAAATCTAGAATATTCTACACGGTATGAGGCTCGAGCTCGATCACTGCCTGTAGGAGGATATTATGATGGAACCTGGAGTCCATGGAGCGCAGTGACCACATTCCAAACCGAGGAAGAGGAGGCGGATGAGG GGTATGTAGCGTATACTCTGCCGGTCGCATTAAGCATATCCCTCACTTTATTCCTTCTTGTTTTTGTGATAATAATTGCCGTATTTTGGAAAAGCAG AATTAAGCCAATTCTATGGCCAGAAATTCCAGATCATAAAAAGACACTGGAGAAATTGTGTAACAAACCAAAACAG AACCTCCATATAAGCTTCAATCCCGCTTACTATGAGATAACTCCGATACATAAAATAGATTATATAAAAGCTCAGGTAATCCCAGAAGACCACCATGAGATGGGTCCCCCAGAAAGCTGCATGGAGAAATCAGCCTTCAATACTTGCAGTACCCCTCCTTGTCCTGCAGAAGGCAGCAGAGGACCTACCACCGATGGTAATAACATGGGGCCGGATCCTGCAGATAATGGAGAGAACACACTGGAGGAGCAGATAATATCCGCCACTATGGCGCTTCTACCTGGTGACGGGGAGAAATGCAACGCATCAAGCGGCATCATGTCTGTGGCCATCAAACATCCAGGACATGGATTAAAGGGGCTGTGCTGGGAAGATATTTACATTGCTATGTCTGCCTTTAAGACCCCCGGAAATGCTGTGAAGCAACTTCCCAAAAATAATCTGTGA
- the IL7R gene encoding interleukin-7 receptor subunit alpha isoform X1: MYVSSLTLLCLLLHSSLQQSGDFSGDSDDEESENQEQLDYDCFSKIRIEQSFLFCNVPQLPLRKVKNIRFQVQDKDDNIISQSWREGGHFAFALFLETYNVCIVWGRSKPTQCKDFDVTKIVIPDSPNNVTCSYSADSKEYVFTIAVPYKGNDYLLGKMNHELVLRKEGRSWPDCKDETYTSGDHKMCFKNIKDNLYVSKRNLEYSTRYEARARSLPVGGYYDGTWSPWSAVTTFQTEEEEADEGYVAYTLPVALSISLTLFLLVFVIIIAVFWKSRIKPILWPEIPDHKKTLEKLCNKPKQNLHISFNPAYYEITPIHKIDYIKAQVIPEDHHEMGPPESCMEKSAFNTCSTPPCPAEGSRGPTTDGNNMGPDPADNGENTLEEQIISATMALLPGDGEKCNASSGIMSVAIKHPGHGLKGLCWEDIYIAMSAFKTPGNAVKQLPKNNL, encoded by the exons ATGATGAGGAGTCTGAAAATCAAGAGCAACTGGACTATGACTGTTTTTCCAAGATTCGTATTGAGCAAAGCTTCCTTTTCTGCAATGTTCCACAGTTACCTCTCAGGAAGGTGAAGAATATACGTTTTCAAGTTCA AGACAAAGATGATAACATAATCTCACAGTCCTGGAGGGAAGGCGGACACTTTGCATTCGCTCTGTTTTTGGAAACCTATAATGTTTGTATTGTCTGGGGCCGCTCCAAACCAACACAGTGCAAAGATTTCGATGTGACGAAAATAG TAATTCCAGACAGTCCTAACAATGTAACATGTAGCTACAGTGCAGATTCCAAGGAATATGTCTTTACCATTGCTGTGCCATATAAAGGAAATGACTATCTGTTGGGCAAAATGAACCATGAACTTGTTCTGCGCAAGGAAGGAAGATCATGGCCG GATTGTAAAGATGAAACCTATACGTCTGGAGACCACAAGATG TGTTTTAAGAATATAAAAGACAACCTGTATGTATCAAAGAGAAATCTAGAATATTCTACACGGTATGAGGCTCGAGCTCGATCACTGCCTGTAGGAGGATATTATGATGGAACCTGGAGTCCATGGAGCGCAGTGACCACATTCCAAACCGAGGAAGAGGAGGCGGATGAGG GGTATGTAGCGTATACTCTGCCGGTCGCATTAAGCATATCCCTCACTTTATTCCTTCTTGTTTTTGTGATAATAATTGCCGTATTTTGGAAAAGCAG AATTAAGCCAATTCTATGGCCAGAAATTCCAGATCATAAAAAGACACTGGAGAAATTGTGTAACAAACCAAAACAG AACCTCCATATAAGCTTCAATCCCGCTTACTATGAGATAACTCCGATACATAAAATAGATTATATAAAAGCTCAGGTAATCCCAGAAGACCACCATGAGATGGGTCCCCCAGAAAGCTGCATGGAGAAATCAGCCTTCAATACTTGCAGTACCCCTCCTTGTCCTGCAGAAGGCAGCAGAGGACCTACCACCGATGGTAATAACATGGGGCCGGATCCTGCAGATAATGGAGAGAACACACTGGAGGAGCAGATAATATCCGCCACTATGGCGCTTCTACCTGGTGACGGGGAGAAATGCAACGCATCAAGCGGCATCATGTCTGTGGCCATCAAACATCCAGGACATGGATTAAAGGGGCTGTGCTGGGAAGATATTTACATTGCTATGTCTGCCTTTAAGACCCCCGGAAATGCTGTGAAGCAACTTCCCAAAAATAATCTGTGA